The genome window TATACTAAAAAAGTAAAAAATATGAAAAAACAATTTAATATATTACAATTTATCTCGAATTTTATCAAATTTTCCTCGCGACAAGGTGAAAATGAAAAAAAAGCGGCTAAACTTATCATTTCTGTTTTGGATAAAAACAAAATTTCTTATTCTGTTCATGAATTTTCCACTAAAATTCCATTATCCAAAAAAGCAAGCTTGTTCGCGAATGGCAAAAAAATCAACTGCAAAAGCTGTTCTTTTGTCAGTGGAAAAATTAATGACAAAGAACATCTAATTAGTTCACTAACTCCTTCAGTTTGTTTTTTAGAACTACCGAATATAAATTTTAACCCAAAATGTCTGGATATATCTCTAAGCAATCATTATTTTGCTCCGGCTATAGCAATTTACAGAAAAGATCTGCAAAAAATCATAAAGGCAAACAAAATAACCGGTGAGGTTAAAGTAACACCCTATAAATATCAATCTCAAAATATCCTTATTGGCAATCAAAAAAATCCTGAAGTAATTGTTTTTGCCCACTATGATTCTATCGGAAAAGGAGCCACTGACAACGCTTCTGGAGTAGCTGTCTTAATGAAATCTATTATTGATCATCCTGAAACATTATCCAAAACGCTTTATGTTTTTAGCGGCAATGAAGAATTATCTTATGATAAACCTACCTATTGGGGACACGGCTATAGAGAATTCGAAAAAAAATATAAAAATATTTTAGAAAAATCAAAAAAAATAATCGTGGTAGATGGAGTCGGAAGCGGCAAAACAAATATTTATCGCGATAAAAATATGATTCACCTGACTTTTCCGATCAAGAGTGTAAAAAAATTAGAAAATAAGATCATCGTGTTACTGGGCGATTTTGAAAAAATAATGACCGTCTATCATTCAGACTCCGATAATATCAGCCAATTGAATATTAAATATTTACTGGAAGCCGAAAAACTATTAATTAAAAAAGTTTCAATATAATGAGTAAGTATAAATAAAAAGCCTGACTAGGTTTTACGATATTATAACGACTTTTCTTGAAACTATTTAGTTTTCCACCGCCGAGCTATTGACTCATTTGACCATATTTTCTATTTACGGTATAATATAGACATAATTAATAATTTAATAAATTCAACAATATGAATGGAAATAAAGGAGAGGACAGAGGCGGGCATGGTCTTTGCTGTTCAGGCGGCTTAAGACCGGTCTACCTTGGAATTATTTTATTTGTCGTTGGATTAATGTTACAGAGCCAAAGATCTTTGCCTGAAATGCTTATGATCATCGGTTCTTTAACTGTAGTCACAAGTCTGATCTCGCTGTTTTTTCATAAAAGGTAAATAAAACCGGTACTTGCTCATTCACACATTTTAGACCCGCTCGACAAATCCGGGCGGTTTTAATTGCCTCCCGTTGACAAAATTTTATTTTCATATATACTAAGAATATATTTAATAATTTCATGAGATCAATTTCTAAAACAAAATTAATAAGCTCATCCATAAGCCCGGCTAATTCCGGCTGGCATTGGCATGTCTCAACGATTTTCGCCAGGGCTCGTTTTGTTTTAAAAAAAACATTATAAAACACTGAATACTTTAAATATTCTTTAGCCGCCCGGCGAAACCGGGCGGCTTTTATTTTGGCTTAAAACGGAATAATGAAACAAAATTTTCATTGTTCCAAATAAATCAAAACGGGGAGGAAAAAATATGGAGGAAAAAGGGATCATTCCGATTACACCGAATGATTTTAGAACCCTGGAATTAAAAATTGGAATTAACCAAGATAAATTTTGTTCATACTGCGATGGAATGCTTGTTTCGCCGGGACAAGGAGCGTTCGCGCCGGGAATATTTTACATATGCTTAGACTGCGGCAAAAAATATAAAAAAACCAAGCATATTGATATGACAAAAGGCGAAGGTTATTTCCAACTGGAAGAAATGAAGGGGGCTTGCTAAAAGCCGGCTCCCTCATCTGTTTTTGATTGATTAAATTTATAAATCCAGTATAATTAACATATAATAACAAAAACTATGACAAACAAAACAAACAGCCGTGTTTTTAGCGCTATTCAGCCATCGGGAGAATTGCATATCGGCAATTATCTGGGAGCTTTGAAAAATTTCGTAGAACTGCAAAACAAACCTGCCTCACCGGCAGGCAGGTACGAATGTTTTTTCTTTATTGCCGATTACCACTCGATCACGGAAAATTACGATCCTAAGAAAAAACCGGAGCAGATCATGAATCTGGCTTTGGATATGCTAGCCGCGGGGCTAGATCCCAAAAAGTGCACGATCGCCATTCAATCGCAAATTCCGGAACATACGGAATTGGCTTGGATATTTAACACCATCACACCGATGGGATTGCTCGAAAGAATGACACAATACAAAGACAAGGCGCAAAGACAAAATGAAAATATTAATGTGGGGCTTTTCGATTATCCCGTGCTTCAAGCTGCGGATATTTTAATTTACAAAGCCGGTTTGGTGCCGGTAGGACAAGACCAAGTCCAGCATCTGGAGTTTACCCGCAATATCGCTCACGCTTTCAATAACAAATTCGGTGAAACTTTCCCCGAACCTGAGGCTTTGCTGACCGAAACACCGAAAATTATGAGCTTGCTTGATCCGGCTAAAAAAATGAGTAAATCCGCAGGGTCGAAATCATATATCGGGATCAACGACTCGCCGGAAACGATTAAAGAAAAGTTGAAGAAAGCGGTTACCGATACCGGCATTAGCAAAGAGGTCACGCCAGCAACAAAAAACTTATTTTTACTTCTGGAGATCTTGGGTAAAAAAGAACATTACGAAACTTTCTTTGCTGAACACAAAAAAGGAACGGTTAAATACAGCCAACTCAAAGAAACCTTAGCCTCTGATATCGCTGATTATTTCGCCCCATTCCGCGCCAAGCGCCAAGAATTGGAAGCCAAACCAGAATATATTAAAAAAGTTCTGGCTGATGGAGCCGAACGCAGCCGCAAAGTCGCCCGCGCCACAATGCAAGAAGTGAAAGAAAAAATCGGACTGATATTATGATACCGCAATTAATTTAATATATAAAAACAATCCCGGATAATCAGGATTGTTTTTATGTTTACTGAAAAAATAATTATTCTTTTAACAAACCGGAAACTTCTTTAACTTTTTCTTCTGTTAACCCCCTGCTTCGAGATTCCAGATTCAAGCGAATAACCGGCTCAGTGTTTGAGCCCCTTAAATTAAACCACCAGTCCGAATATTCCACGGTCAGCCCGTCAAGCTTTATTATCTTCCCGTCGGAATATTTTTTTTCAATCTCTTCCAATTTTTCCGGCACGCTTTTCACTTTGATTATCCGAATAATTATACTAAAGATATTGTTTATTGAGATAAACTGGATTCCCGCCTCCGCGGGAATGACAAAAATAATGAAATTATTTAAGCGTATTAGTATAAAATACTAGTCATTTATTATTTTTTTTATTTCCGACAAAAGCGGTTCTTGAGCAACAATCAGTATTTTTTTGTCAAAATTATTTTTTATCCATTCTGTTTTATAGCCTGCTTCTCGCATAATAATAATCCTCGGCGCCACATCCTGTAATTTAGTTTCATCTTCAATTCTGACATAAGCGTCAAAAGCGCCAGTAACAAGGTATATATTTAAGGCTCCTCCGCTCATTCTTGTCCTATAGCTTTTTTCTATAATTTTATTAAGTTTTTCCAGCATCCATTCTCTTTCTTTTTGTTCCTTATCTCTAAAACTGCGAAAATCCACATCAATAATCGCTCTATCAAAAGAAACCGGGGACTTCGGTAAAATCAATTTATTATTCAGGAAAGCCCCGTTACCCTCAAAAGCGGAAAAAAGCTGTTTTGAGACCGGATTATATATTAGCCCCAATACTGTTTTTTTTTCAAACCGTAAAGCAATATGAACATAAAAAATCGGCGTCTGTTTGGCGTAAAGTTTTGTTTGATCTATAGGATCCGCCAGCCATTGATAGGGCGATTTGGCATTCACGCGCTCCCCTTCCTCGCCCCAAAATCCATGATCCGGCCATTTGCCTATAATTTTTTCTTTAAGAAAGTTTTCTATTTCAACATCGGCTTTCGTCGCGATATCGCGGCTGTCTTTTTGCTTTGATATTTCTATTTTATCCCAGCTTTCCAAAGCCATTCCCCCTGCCTGTTTTATTATCGGCGTCAAAAAATCCATCGCTTCGCTTAAAAATTCTTGTGTCGGTTGTTCGGACATAGTAATAAATTTTAAGAAATTATTTTTTTTAATCCAATGATTCAAGGTTAACGCACAAATCAT of bacterium contains these proteins:
- a CDS encoding inositol monophosphatase family protein — encoded protein: MSEQPTQEFLSEAMDFLTPIIKQAGGMALESWDKIEISKQKDSRDIATKADVEIENFLKEKIIGKWPDHGFWGEEGERVNAKSPYQWLADPIDQTKLYAKQTPIFYVHIALRFEKKTVLGLIYNPVSKQLFSAFEGNGAFLNNKLILPKSPVSFDRAIIDVDFRSFRDKEQKEREWMLEKLNKIIEKSYRTRMSGGALNIYLVTGAFDAYVRIEDETKLQDVAPRIIIMREAGYKTEWIKNNFDKKILIVAQEPLLSEIKKIIND
- the trpS gene encoding tryptophan--tRNA ligase translates to MTNKTNSRVFSAIQPSGELHIGNYLGALKNFVELQNKPASPAGRYECFFFIADYHSITENYDPKKKPEQIMNLALDMLAAGLDPKKCTIAIQSQIPEHTELAWIFNTITPMGLLERMTQYKDKAQRQNENINVGLFDYPVLQAADILIYKAGLVPVGQDQVQHLEFTRNIAHAFNNKFGETFPEPEALLTETPKIMSLLDPAKKMSKSAGSKSYIGINDSPETIKEKLKKAVTDTGISKEVTPATKNLFLLLEILGKKEHYETFFAEHKKGTVKYSQLKETLASDIADYFAPFRAKRQELEAKPEYIKKVLADGAERSRKVARATMQEVKEKIGLIL
- a CDS encoding M28 family peptidase; the encoded protein is MKKQFNILQFISNFIKFSSRQGENEKKAAKLIISVLDKNKISYSVHEFSTKIPLSKKASLFANGKKINCKSCSFVSGKINDKEHLISSLTPSVCFLELPNINFNPKCLDISLSNHYFAPAIAIYRKDLQKIIKANKITGEVKVTPYKYQSQNILIGNQKNPEVIVFAHYDSIGKGATDNASGVAVLMKSIIDHPETLSKTLYVFSGNEELSYDKPTYWGHGYREFEKKYKNILEKSKKIIVVDGVGSGKTNIYRDKNMIHLTFPIKSVKKLENKIIVLLGDFEKIMTVYHSDSDNISQLNIKYLLEAEKLLIKKVSI